The DNA window CCACCTAGATGATGCGATTGCAGCCACAGCACAATGGTGCCAGTGCTCTCACCACACATGAGCTACaggtggagaggagagagagagacaatcgAGTGAATGGGGGTTATTAGTAGGCCATGACTGACAAGGGCAAAGAAGTGGACGTAGGACCTCGGTTTAATGTCCCATGGAGTGAGGTGGAAATGGAAATGTCTATGTAGTAGTTACAATGATATGCAAACTGCAGCGGGTCCAGTGAGAGTGGCAATAGGGTCTTGATGTGCCTTTATAATGAACTGCTCAAAGCACTTCAGGTGTGGGTATGACAGGGTGATGGTCATTGAGGCTGGATTATGGAAGACTTTGGGAGCTGTGGGTTCTCAGGGAATTCTCATGTcgataatgttttaaaagtaatcACTTGAATGTCAATTTATCCCATTCATGGAAGATTTCAGGGCTGTGTACTTTATAAAATTGCTTCACAATGATTGACTGCTGTTATATTGGGttcatttttactgaaaattgtttatttttacttttatttcagagttGATTGAAGAAGATATGCAGAATAAAGAATTGAGTAAAACTGAGGAGAAATATAATgacaaaactggaaaaaaacttTTGAGTTGCTCTCAAACCAAACAGAAAGATTTAAAGAAAGGAAGAGGCAAGAAATCTTTCAACTGCTGTCAGTGTGAAAAGAGTTTTATATGCAAACATGGTCTTGATGTTCACATGAGAGTTCATACTGGAGAGAAACCATACACATGtgatcagtgtgggaagagCTTTGCACAGTCAGCAAACCTTAAGAGACACATGAACATCCACACTGGAAAGAAACCAAacaagtgttcacactgtgacaaaAGATTCAGTCGGCCAGAAGACCTGAGAATacacgagaggatccacacTGGGGAGAAACCGTACACATGTAgtcagtgtgggaagagtttcacacAAAAGGGACACCTTACAGAGCATATGAACgtccaccctggagaaaaaccttacaagtgttcacactgtgatAAGAGATTCAATCAGTcatcaataatgaaaaaacatgaaaggatccacactggagagaaaccgtacaagtgttcacactgtgacaagCATTTTAATCGGTcatcaaatctaaaaatgcacaaaattataCATACTGAAGAGAAACCGTACAcgtgtgatcagtgcgggaaaAGTTTTGGACAAAGAGGACACCTTATGGCACATATGAGAGTTCATACTGGAGAGAAGCTGTTCACTTGTGATCAGTGCGGCAAGAGTTTCAAACAGTCATCATACCTTACAAGACACATGAacattcacactggagagaaactgTATGCATGTGATCTGTGcggaaaaacatttttgtgggATTCATACCTGAAGAAGCACTTGAAGGTTCATAGAAAGGAGAAGCCATATTCATGTTCTGTATGCGAGAGGAGTTTTTCACGTCTAGCGCATTTAAAAGAACATCAGAAAATACATACTGGTGTGAGAGAGTACATGTGCTTTGAGTGTGAAAAGACTTTTACTTCAGCCAACAGTTTAAGACTGCATGAGAGGATTCACTCTGGAGCAAAACCTTATGAGTGTTCACACTGCAACAAGAGATTCAGACATCGagaaaatctgaaaacacacgagaggatccacactggagagaaaccgtaCAGGTGTTTACAATGTGACAGAAGATTCAGTCAGTCAATACATTTGAAAAGGCATGAGAcgatccacactggagagaaaccttatAAGTGTGTGCACTGTAACAAGAAATTCAGACTGTCAGGAACACTGAAAATACATGAGAGGATTCACATTGAAGAGAAACCCTATCGCTGCACTGTGTGTGGGAAGCGTTTCAATCATTCATCTGCTCTCCGCAGCCATACAAAAAACAAGCACTGTAATTAGATCATCTTCAGATCCAGCACCAAGTGTTACACAAGAATGCATCAAGCAATAAAATACCGTCTGGATAAATCTGTCTTAAACGGTGATTATAAGTCACAACAAAGAAACATTATCCAAAGTTTTCACAGTGAATAACGTGAATCTTTAAAAACCAGCTGATTCAACTGTGAGATTCAGATCAACTCAAAGATGGAGCACTTGTAGTTTGCAATACtcttttataacacttttaagtgtgacagatttattttgaatttgttcttcactgttgtttttaaaataaacagttattatTACACTTATGATGTATAAAGACAATCCTCTGTTGCATTTTCAATATTCACAATCCAGAAAAGATATTTCTCTTCTGCTTACCCTTATGTGCTGATGCAGCTTTATCATTCTTGAGATGTTTCATGGGCAGGTAAGCTCTGCGCTAGTGAAAGGTCTTGTGAGGTGTAAAAGGTATGGTTACAAAGCTTAGTGGAACTTTTAAACCCAGAGGGTGTCTTGTTTTCCTGAAAGTTTGGTGTTCTCTATCGTAGCCTGCCAGGTTTTCCTTCTTTGAGAACTTATTAATTTGAGAATGGTATTGCCAAGTTTGTGAGTACAATCTGCACAAAAATCGTTTTCATATTCTTTGAGAATAGGTAGTATAGGCACCCTCTTGGTATGGTCTTtcttgaaaacattttgatgcaGCTCGTAAAGCTTGAGACTGTAGGGTCTATTGCTTCTATTATTGACTCCATTAAGTTTGTGTATTCCTTCCAATTGGCTTTCGTAGGTTAAACCTTCTTTTAAAAGAGTCTTCTACTGTCTTGATCATTTTTTATATGCCATGGCAGTGGGTCGATGTTGGATTTTTGGCATAGGATCTAAAACAGAGAGATCTGTCCAGGTTGTAACTGCGTTTCCATCTGCCAATGTTAAAGGATGGTATATACCTATACCTGTATAGGTATAGGTATATGTACTCCACTGTGGTGCAGATTGGAAGCAAACTCATGTATATCTACCACTCCATTGGCTTTGTTTAATTCACCCCTAACCTGTAACATCTCTTCTTCCTTAACCCTTAATCCAGTAGTTGTATCTACCCTTCGGATCTGGTGCCAATTAAGGCAGCattttcaatgtatttatgCCTCAACGCTGATGCCGATATTAGATAATCATTGACCTTGTTTTTAAGCAGTGGTATACAAAAGGCTTGAAATGTTTTCAGGATTTGTACAGAGATTGCACATTTTGTATCTATGCACAATTATCCCCTGAGTTGGGGTTGTCAATGTCCCATCTGTATCGGTTTTTACAGGGTGTGtgcaaacatgaaaatgtgaaaataaacctgCCAGTCGGTGGAAGTAAGTCACTGTTAATAAGGGAGTCGTAGCAAttgaactgaatcatttaaacgaTAAACAATATTGtcaaaacagacaatattttgttaaaaatgtaagtctcttaattaactttatttgtAATCATGGCAATCAACGCACTTTAAATGCAGTAGACTTTGTAATTGTGTATGCTTGCACTCTttaggtattttttttgtttcatgagAACATTCAGTAAAATAGCTCACTTGTCATGGTATGTTACTTAACTATATCAAAGCCGATAAGCTGTAGCTCAGGTTCAAAATGTATTCCCTCTGATGATGCATTAACTACCAcagtgtagaaaaaaaaatctttggtcTATCAGACTGAAGATATTTTAGTGGTAATGTGAACAAAACTATTTAAGACCcatcaaatctgaatttaacacattttaagacTTAATTAAGGTTTTTTATTAGGAAAAAGTTATTTGAGACTTTTGAAGGACCCATGGACACGCTGTATCTGCTACACTATTACCTGGTTACCCATCTCTCCTCCCAGTGgcaatttttacagtttaatccACATCACAAGTCAGGGGTGTCAAGAATTTACGGCTGTcttttaggtttaggttaaaAGGTTTGAAGAGGATTGGTGGGAGTGTGCTTTGGACAGAACACGTTCTAGTACAATTTGTGCACATCTTGGCCTCATTCAGTTTAAACTACTATACAGCGCAGGTCTTCAACCCTGTTCCTGGTTTCTGTTCACGTTTaagaatcaatttaaaaaaaaaacaccgcaCTAAGCAATTTTGCCCTTACTCTCCAGTCCAGAGGGTGGCGCTAAGACCCATTTCTTTGTTTGCCTTTCACCATTAAACCTTAGAGGAAGAGGGTTTGTTTCACCGCGCTCTCTGTTGTTTTAGTGTGATGCTGGTTTAATATAAACTGTTTCTATAAATaggaaaatacagtttttgaatcTGGTCAATAAATACACGAAATATTCTCAGCCTCACAATCGTTATTATGTTTCCAAGCAAGTAGGAATATCTGGGACACCATCATCTGCTGTCAGAAGATGGTATTTGTTAAAGAGAGTGAACCAGAACCCCGTGGATTTAAACGGGAGGAACCAGAACCTCGGAGAATAAAACAAGAGGAACCGGAACCCCAGACTATTAAACTGGAGGAACCAGAAGCGTGGACAATAAAAAACGAGGAGCAAGAACCCCGTAGAATAAAACGAGAGAAACCAGAACTCTGGACAGTAAAACAGGAAGAACCAGAAACCTGGAGAATAAAGCACGAGGAACAAGAAGGTTGGTGTTTGTTCTTTATTCATATGTAATGGCTGTTTGTGCTACATTAGGCTTGCAAAGCTTTCACTGCGGGGGTTCGGGGTAGTGATGGAAGAAACGAACCTTTTCGAATCTTCGAATCGATTGAACCAATTGCTTCGCaaaatgattcactgattcGAAGCGCTCGAATCTCGATGGTGACTCCTGCTCGTCAAAAGTGTGTAAACGCAACaaaagcatattaataatacagtacTATAATAACAGTAATGTAATAATCcataacaatttaaatatacaattgaAATGCCATTATATATGAAGCGGcttgtattttatgttaatttgatttgttttatggaGAGCTTCAATAAGAAGCTGAGTTGTGTgaaaaagagagtgagagtgacATGAAGTTTTCGGTTTTCTAATGGTTGAATGTTAGTTCATTCAGCTCTGAGTAGGTTGactctttaaaaaattaaaaaaaacatgacttatATCTGTACACTGAGCAGCGTGGATGTAGCCTATATGAGAAAACAGTTTATGCGTGgttgaaaaacatttatagctCACTGAAAATAAAGCCACGATACATACAGAACATTTCGTTCGCAAGACTTTTGAGAAGTGAATGTGATGTATTAGACTTTATGTGAGGCTGTAGTGTGAATGCAGATGTAAGACTACATTAACCCTGGCacggttttttgtttttgaatgcaaaCTATCCTCGTCATACTGCCATTTCCATTGCATTTCCACTATCTCCGACAAGCAACAGACCGGAGGTCATTAATTTCCAGGGTGAAATAGTACAGGAGCCGCATGGAGTTCAAATCATATGCagatgttcattcattcattcattctacgtgaccaaattaaatgttattaatagcAGAGCAGCAATCATGGAAGATAGAACGCAGACAACGCTGGAAGCTTCTAATGCTCATTGGTAAATCAGtggaaaatgaatggaaattatGAATCTCTgagtaatgctttttaaaaagaatgtgcACTAGTGTAAATGTAGCCTAACAGATGTGTAAACTGAAGACTATTTATAGTCCTTGTGGAGTGGCTCAGGA is part of the Puntigrus tetrazona isolate hp1 chromosome 16, ASM1883169v1, whole genome shotgun sequence genome and encodes:
- the LOC122360013 gene encoding zinc finger protein 271-like, with protein sequence MQNKELSKTEEKYNDKTGKKLLSCSQTKQKDLKKGRGKKSFNCCQCEKSFICKHGLDVHMRVHTGEKPYTCDQCGKSFAQSANLKRHMNIHTGKKPNKCSHCDKRFSRPEDLRIHERIHTGEKPYTCSQCGKSFTQKGHLTEHMNVHPGEKPYKCSHCDKRFNQSSIMKKHERIHTGEKPYKCSHCDKHFNRSSNLKMHKIIHTEEKPYTCDQCGKSFGQRGHLMAHMRVHTGEKLFTCDQCGKSFKQSSYLTRHMNIHTGEKLYACDLCGKTFLWDSYLKKHLKVHRKEKPYSCSVCERSFSRLAHLKEHQKIHTGVREYMCFECEKTFTSANSLRLHERIHSGAKPYECSHCNKRFRHRENLKTHERIHTGEKPYRCLQCDRRFSQSIHLKRHETIHTGEKPYKCVHCNKKFRLSGTLKIHERIHIEEKPYRCTVCGKRFNHSSALRSHTKNKHCN